One Lysinibacillus sp. OF-1 DNA segment encodes these proteins:
- a CDS encoding aminotransferase class I/II-fold pyridoxal phosphate-dependent enzyme: protein MSQLETPLFDVLLKHRNRHPIQFHIPGHKKGQGMDPAFREFVGDNVLSIDLINIAPLDDLHSPKGAIKEAQSLAAEAFGADHTFFSVQGTSGAIMTMILTVVGPGDKILVPRNVHKSIMSAIVFAGAIPIFIHPEVDSEYGISHGISPEAVEKALNAYPDTKAVLVINPTYFGFTADLKRIVEIAHDRQIPVVVDEAHGVHIKFHDDLPYSAMEAGADMAATSVHKLGGSMTQTSILNVREGLVSAKRVQAVFSMLTTTSTSYPLLASLDTARRQLAIHGYDLIDDALRLAKDARKRINQIAHLKCAGKEKLHSSATYDMDPLKLLISVKDLGISGHRAEEWLRYNANIEVELSDLYNILCLVTLGDTKKEINLLVNALTRMSKAFDSEAAITEAVVNVPEIPALAMSPRDAFYADTEVVPLAEADNCICAEFIMVYPPGIPIFIPGEIITQENIHYIQMNIEAGLPVQGPEDTTLKTIRVIKERKPIF from the coding sequence TTGTCACAACTAGAGACTCCATTGTTCGACGTATTACTTAAACATCGGAACAGACATCCAATTCAATTCCATATTCCAGGCCATAAGAAAGGGCAAGGGATGGACCCTGCTTTCCGAGAATTCGTCGGCGACAACGTTTTATCAATTGATTTAATTAATATTGCTCCACTAGACGATTTACATTCACCAAAGGGTGCTATTAAAGAAGCACAAAGCCTTGCAGCTGAAGCCTTTGGTGCTGATCATACATTCTTTTCCGTCCAAGGTACTAGTGGCGCCATCATGACGATGATTCTGACCGTCGTCGGCCCAGGTGATAAGATTCTAGTGCCACGGAATGTTCATAAATCTATTATGTCGGCGATTGTATTCGCTGGTGCAATTCCAATTTTTATTCACCCAGAAGTCGACAGTGAATATGGAATTTCTCATGGCATATCGCCTGAAGCTGTCGAAAAAGCGTTGAATGCTTATCCAGACACAAAAGCTGTACTTGTTATTAATCCAACTTATTTTGGCTTTACAGCTGATTTAAAGCGCATTGTCGAAATCGCTCATGATCGTCAGATTCCAGTAGTCGTAGACGAAGCACATGGTGTACACATAAAATTCCATGATGACCTACCGTATTCAGCAATGGAGGCAGGTGCAGATATGGCAGCAACAAGTGTACACAAGCTCGGTGGCTCCATGACGCAAACTTCCATTTTAAATGTCCGTGAAGGTCTTGTTTCAGCGAAACGTGTACAAGCTGTCTTTTCCATGCTAACAACGACATCGACTTCATATCCATTACTCGCTTCGCTTGACACAGCTCGTCGCCAGCTAGCCATTCATGGATATGATTTAATCGACGATGCATTGCGTTTAGCAAAAGATGCGCGTAAACGCATCAATCAAATAGCGCACTTAAAGTGTGCAGGTAAGGAAAAATTACATTCATCGGCGACCTATGATATGGACCCATTAAAACTGCTTATTAGTGTAAAAGATTTAGGTATTTCTGGTCATAGAGCTGAGGAATGGTTACGATATAATGCCAATATTGAAGTGGAACTGTCTGACCTTTACAATATTTTATGTTTAGTGACATTGGGAGATACGAAAAAAGAAATTAATCTTTTAGTAAATGCACTTACTCGTATGTCAAAAGCATTCGATTCTGAAGCGGCTATCACAGAAGCTGTAGTGAATGTACCAGAAATCCCAGCTCTTGCCATGTCACCACGTGATGCCTTTTATGCCGATACAGAAGTCGTTCCTCTTGCAGAAGCGGATAACTGTATTTGTGCAGAATTTATTATGGTCTATCCTCCTGGAATTCCGATTTTTATTCCCGGGGAAATAATTACACAAGAAAATATTCATTATATTCAAATGAATATTGAAGCAGGTTTACCAGTACAAGGACCCGAGGATACAACATTGAAAACAATTCGGGTAATAAAAGAACGAAAACCTATTTTTTAA
- a CDS encoding UPF0223 family protein has translation MEYSYPFSTDWSTEEIVDVVQFFEGIEKAYEKGIKREVMLAKYRRFKEIVPSQAEEKTIFREFEEASGYISYPVVKQTKEAEDGMLIKIVPKNGR, from the coding sequence ATGGAATATTCTTATCCGTTTTCAACTGATTGGTCCACAGAGGAAATTGTGGATGTCGTTCAATTCTTTGAAGGAATTGAGAAAGCTTATGAAAAGGGCATCAAGCGTGAAGTCATGCTGGCTAAATATCGTCGCTTTAAAGAGATTGTTCCATCTCAAGCAGAGGAAAAAACAATTTTTCGAGAATTCGAAGAGGCAAGTGGCTATATTAGCTATCCTGTCGTCAAACAAACCAAGGAAGCCGAAGATGGGATGCTTATAAAAATTGTCCCTAAAAACGGTCGATAA
- a CDS encoding YktB family protein yields MPKTKWTNKDFNVFTIDGLEQRMDALTSLVRPKFNQLGEDFSAYFSSQLGEEFFPHVAKHARRTVNPPKDSWVAFAPYKRGYKSLPHFQIGLWHTHLFIVLAIIYEAPQKNVMAERLLAHKSLLEQLPTDFIVSGDHMSPEAISLEEAKEDKLEALLIRLRDVKKGEFLVGRHIPKEQATKLTASELQQLTEETFNRLLPLYNVIVGK; encoded by the coding sequence TTGCCAAAAACAAAGTGGACAAACAAAGACTTTAATGTTTTTACAATAGACGGTTTAGAACAAAGAATGGATGCTTTAACTTCCCTTGTACGTCCAAAATTCAATCAGCTAGGAGAAGACTTTTCTGCTTATTTCTCTAGCCAACTAGGTGAAGAATTCTTCCCTCATGTTGCCAAACATGCTCGAAGAACTGTCAACCCACCAAAGGATAGTTGGGTTGCCTTCGCTCCCTATAAAAGAGGTTATAAATCATTGCCTCACTTTCAGATTGGTCTATGGCACACACATTTATTCATCGTCTTAGCTATTATTTATGAAGCACCACAAAAAAATGTTATGGCTGAGCGTTTACTTGCCCATAAATCTTTATTGGAGCAACTTCCTACTGATTTTATTGTGTCAGGTGATCATATGTCCCCTGAGGCCATTTCTCTCGAAGAGGCAAAAGAAGACAAGCTTGAAGCATTACTTATACGACTGCGAGATGTCAAAAAAGGTGAGTTCTTGGTTGGTCGTCACATTCCAAAAGAGCAAGCGACAAAGCTAACAGCTAGCGAGTTACAACAATTAACAGAGGAAACATTTAATCGCTTACTTCCTCTTTACAACGTCATTGTTGGAAAATAG
- a CDS encoding ABC transporter substrate-binding protein, which translates to MRGLTKGLLLGVIALLLLSLTACNKAELEKVKVGEVTRSIFYAPQYVALEKGFFEEEGLSVELQTIAGGDKTMTALLSDGIDIALVGSETSIYVTLQGANDPIQNFAQLTQTDGTFLVARDKMNNFSWDQLKGSTFLGQRKGGMPQMAGEFVLKKHGIDPVDDLTLIQNIDFANIATAFASGTGDYVQLFEPTASVFEKEGKGYIVASFGTESGNLPYTSFMAKSSYLKDEAKTVQAFTNALQRAQDFVQNESSAEVAKMIQPYFENVDIAIIETVIERYKAQGSYATDPVLDEGEWDNLQTIMEEAGELPQRVEYDKLVNTTFAKKAAE; encoded by the coding sequence ATGCGTGGGCTTACAAAAGGTTTGCTATTAGGTGTCATTGCTTTGTTACTCCTTTCTTTGACAGCATGTAATAAAGCAGAGCTAGAAAAAGTCAAAGTAGGAGAAGTAACTCGTTCAATTTTCTATGCGCCACAATATGTAGCACTTGAGAAAGGATTCTTCGAGGAGGAGGGTCTTTCTGTTGAGCTACAAACGATTGCAGGTGGCGATAAAACTATGACGGCGTTACTGTCAGACGGGATTGATATTGCTTTAGTTGGATCAGAGACATCTATTTATGTCACTTTACAAGGTGCTAATGATCCCATTCAAAATTTTGCACAGTTAACACAAACTGACGGTACTTTTTTAGTAGCAAGAGATAAAATGAATAATTTTTCGTGGGATCAATTAAAGGGCTCAACATTTTTGGGGCAACGTAAAGGCGGTATGCCTCAAATGGCAGGAGAATTTGTGTTGAAAAAACATGGCATTGACCCTGTAGATGATTTAACACTTATTCAAAATATTGATTTTGCCAATATTGCTACTGCTTTTGCCTCAGGTACTGGTGACTATGTACAATTATTTGAACCAACTGCGAGCGTCTTTGAGAAAGAGGGGAAAGGCTATATCGTAGCTTCGTTTGGAACGGAGTCTGGCAATCTTCCTTACACGTCTTTTATGGCAAAAAGTAGTTATTTAAAGGATGAAGCGAAAACGGTTCAGGCTTTTACAAATGCATTGCAACGAGCACAGGATTTTGTACAAAATGAGAGTTCAGCAGAAGTAGCAAAAATGATTCAGCCATATTTTGAAAATGTCGATATAGCGATCATTGAAACCGTGATTGAGCGTTACAAAGCGCAGGGCTCTTATGCTACTGACCCAGTTCTCGATGAAGGAGAGTGGGATAACTTGCAAACAATTATGGAGGAAGCAGGTGAACTTCCTCAACGAGTGGAATATGACAAACTTGTGAATACAACCTTTGCCAAAAAGGCTGCTGAGTAA
- a CDS encoding DUF5325 family protein, translating to MNRAKIVMAIYALAAVLAMCSIGYSVAASSVFGAIAGIVATCVIFMTAFKMKRKLRTQGLL from the coding sequence ATGAATCGTGCAAAAATCGTAATGGCTATCTATGCATTAGCAGCTGTACTAGCAATGTGCTCTATCGGCTATTCTGTTGCGGCTAGTAGTGTATTTGGTGCAATAGCAGGTATTGTGGCAACTTGTGTCATTTTCATGACAGCCTTTAAAATGAAGCGTAAACTACGTACACAAGGCTTACTTTAA
- a CDS encoding NAD(P)H-dependent flavin oxidoreductase, giving the protein MNWNTRVTELLQVKYPIIQGGLAYLAYADLAAAVSNAGGLGQITAMSLRDPNLLRAEIQKVRTLTDKPFGVNFAIGLHGIGFEEMVRVAVEEEVPVITMTGGNPAPIFELLKGTAIKKLVLVAARRQAQKAEQLGADAVMVVGQEGGGHLGRDDVGTMVLVPQVVDSVKIPIIASGGIGDGRGWLAAHALGAEGIEMGTRFIATKECVDASEAYKEALLASTEADTTIIKRSIGAPARALRNEFTTKILEIEEKTPTYEALKDYISGSANKRFIYDGNQNEGFGWAGQVTGMIHDIPTVAELINRMVAEAESIRLKWGQ; this is encoded by the coding sequence ATGAATTGGAATACACGTGTGACGGAGCTTTTGCAGGTTAAATACCCCATTATTCAAGGAGGGTTAGCCTATTTAGCATATGCTGATTTAGCGGCAGCTGTATCGAATGCTGGCGGTCTAGGGCAAATAACAGCCATGAGCTTACGAGATCCTAATTTATTACGAGCAGAGATCCAGAAAGTCCGAACATTAACAGATAAACCGTTTGGCGTAAATTTTGCGATTGGTCTGCATGGTATAGGCTTTGAGGAGATGGTGCGCGTTGCAGTTGAGGAAGAAGTACCAGTTATTACGATGACTGGAGGAAACCCAGCACCTATTTTTGAGTTGCTAAAAGGAACAGCTATCAAAAAATTGGTACTTGTAGCTGCTCGTAGACAAGCCCAAAAAGCTGAACAACTAGGAGCAGATGCTGTGATGGTTGTTGGTCAAGAGGGGGGAGGTCATCTTGGGCGAGATGACGTTGGCACAATGGTGCTAGTTCCTCAAGTGGTTGATAGTGTGAAAATTCCAATCATTGCTTCTGGAGGCATTGGTGATGGGCGTGGTTGGCTAGCTGCACACGCATTGGGAGCTGAAGGTATTGAAATGGGCACACGCTTTATTGCCACAAAAGAATGTGTCGATGCATCAGAGGCTTATAAAGAGGCTCTGCTTGCTAGTACGGAGGCTGATACGACGATTATTAAGCGTTCTATCGGCGCGCCAGCACGAGCTTTACGTAATGAATTTACGACAAAGATTTTAGAAATTGAGGAAAAAACACCAACATATGAGGCTTTAAAAGACTATATCAGTGGTTCAGCCAATAAGCGTTTTATTTACGATGGCAATCAAAATGAAGGCTTTGGCTGGGCTGGTCAAGTGACGGGAATGATTCACGATATCCCAACCGTAGCGGAACTTATTAATCGAATGGTTGCAGAAGCTGAAAGTATCCGGTTAAAATGGGGGCAATAA
- a CDS encoding inositol monophosphatase family protein: MHLQQIDEFAKSIIFEAGRRIREAFSYNLVIETKSGANDLVTNIDRETELFFIEQIKAFDPTHKILGEEGMGEKVESLDGVVWIIDPIDGTMNFVKQHRHFMISIGIFVNGVGKLGYIFDVMREDLFNAIEGQGAWYNDSPLRKLQSVSMEESVIGINAHWVAPNRHIHHEKVIEMVRKVRGTRSYGSAAMEIAFVVSGKLDAYVSMRLAPWDIAGGTIIAQEVGAVATNLHGEGFDFLHQDTFIIANPSIHKELLEKYIVPYD, from the coding sequence GTGCATTTACAACAAATTGATGAATTTGCAAAAAGTATCATTTTTGAAGCTGGAAGACGTATTCGAGAGGCTTTTTCGTATAATCTAGTTATTGAGACAAAATCAGGTGCAAATGATCTCGTTACCAATATTGACCGAGAGACCGAATTATTTTTTATCGAGCAAATTAAAGCTTTTGATCCAACCCATAAAATTTTAGGGGAAGAAGGAATGGGCGAAAAGGTCGAATCATTAGATGGTGTTGTCTGGATTATTGATCCGATTGATGGCACGATGAACTTCGTCAAACAACATCGTCATTTTATGATTTCTATCGGTATTTTTGTAAATGGTGTTGGAAAGTTAGGGTACATATTTGATGTTATGCGAGAGGATTTATTTAATGCCATTGAAGGTCAAGGGGCATGGTATAATGATTCACCATTGCGTAAACTACAGTCTGTCTCAATGGAGGAGTCGGTCATAGGCATTAATGCACATTGGGTGGCACCCAATCGACATATCCACCATGAAAAGGTGATAGAAATGGTTCGCAAAGTGCGTGGTACACGATCCTACGGGTCAGCGGCAATGGAAATTGCATTTGTTGTTAGTGGCAAACTAGATGCATATGTCTCCATGCGACTAGCACCATGGGATATTGCAGGCGGAACCATCATTGCTCAGGAGGTTGGGGCAGTTGCAACAAATTTACATGGAGAAGGCTTTGATTTCCTCCATCAAGATACTTTTATCATCGCCAATCCTTCCATCCATAAAGAATTATTAGAAAAATATATTGTGCCGTACGATTAA
- a CDS encoding class I SAM-dependent methyltransferase produces the protein MNTWDQRFQGAEYVYGEQPNAFIKDYVYYLKDSPNIAAYAEGEGRNAVFLATAGHTVTAYDYAQSGLQKTEQLALKHQVTVQTKLADLLLDELPVNKYDAAIMVFGHFPAKQQQTVIQKIIDSVKPGGRIMMELYSIYQLPYASGGPQQLDFLYNPLDVLQWCQAYKIIHFFTGEQIRHEGMLHTGLAHTIQLIIEKS, from the coding sequence ATGAATACTTGGGATCAACGTTTTCAAGGAGCAGAATACGTTTATGGCGAACAACCTAATGCCTTTATTAAAGATTATGTATATTATTTGAAAGATTCCCCTAATATCGCCGCCTATGCAGAGGGTGAAGGACGTAATGCTGTTTTTTTAGCCACAGCTGGACATACGGTTACTGCCTATGATTATGCACAGAGTGGCCTTCAAAAAACTGAACAATTAGCACTGAAGCATCAAGTGACAGTTCAAACTAAGCTAGCCGATTTACTGCTGGATGAGCTTCCCGTTAATAAATATGATGCGGCCATTATGGTATTTGGACATTTTCCAGCAAAGCAACAACAAACGGTCATACAAAAGATTATCGATTCAGTCAAACCAGGAGGGCGAATTATGATGGAGTTATATTCCATTTATCAGCTCCCTTATGCTTCAGGTGGTCCACAGCAACTCGATTTTTTATATAACCCTTTAGATGTCCTTCAATGGTGTCAAGCATATAAAATTATCCACTTTTTTACAGGTGAGCAAATTCGACATGAAGGAATGCTACACACTGGGCTAGCCCATACGATTCAATTGATTATTGAAAAAAGCTAA
- a CDS encoding LrgB family protein has translation MIEAIVVLSTVIMFVLFTKLYQRFPHPIMIPLVTTTVVSVMILLIFDIPYATYMRGGEWLQKMLGPAVVALAYPLYNQRAIILKYKYSILSGLFIGMITGLMTIFVLLKWIGVKSSWMLTALPKSLTTPVGMQVSETIGGIPPLTAVFVMIAGFVGAIIGPFVIKYGKINSAVSRGVAVGSASHGVGLVKLREYGEQELSVGSLSMGLTAVIGAFFCPLFVYLFL, from the coding sequence TTGATTGAAGCAATTGTTGTCCTAAGTACCGTCATTATGTTTGTATTGTTCACAAAGCTTTATCAGCGATTTCCACATCCCATCATGATCCCCTTGGTCACTACTACAGTGGTCAGTGTGATGATTTTACTTATATTCGATATTCCATATGCAACATATATGAGAGGTGGAGAATGGCTTCAGAAAATGCTTGGACCAGCAGTTGTCGCACTTGCCTATCCTCTCTATAATCAACGAGCTATTATTCTAAAATATAAGTATTCTATTTTATCAGGACTTTTCATCGGTATGATTACAGGCTTAATGACAATTTTTGTATTACTAAAATGGATTGGTGTAAAGTCTAGCTGGATGCTGACGGCCTTACCTAAATCATTAACCACGCCTGTTGGGATGCAGGTAAGCGAAACGATAGGGGGTATCCCGCCTCTAACTGCTGTTTTTGTGATGATTGCAGGATTTGTAGGGGCTATTATTGGACCATTCGTTATTAAATATGGCAAAATCAACTCGGCCGTTAGTAGAGGTGTGGCTGTAGGCAGTGCCTCACATGGTGTAGGTCTTGTAAAATTAAGAGAATATGGGGAACAGGAATTATCAGTTGGTTCATTATCGATGGGCTTAACCGCTGTTATTGGGGCATTTTTCTGTCCTTTATTTGTTTATTTATTTTTATAA
- a CDS encoding ABC transporter ATP-binding protein produces the protein MEFLQLENIHHSYFSNTQAKEVLRDISLAIREGEFVSFIGPSGCGKTTLLSIIAGLFPATEGKVYIDGEELSAHNQSSIGYMLQQDYLFPWKTIEENVTIGLKIMERSNKTHKVTANALLQEIGLPHVGNNYPRELSGGMRQRVALARTLAVNPKILLLDEPFSALDYQSKLKLEDLVVETLKTYKKTAILVTHDIGEAIAMSERVFLFSANPGALHRVFEIPDALRELSPFDVRQHPAYTDVFQTIWKELESLG, from the coding sequence ATGGAATTTTTACAGCTGGAGAACATTCACCATAGTTATTTTTCAAACACACAGGCAAAGGAAGTATTACGTGATATTAGTCTAGCGATTCGTGAAGGAGAATTTGTATCCTTTATTGGACCGAGTGGCTGTGGGAAAACAACATTATTATCAATTATTGCAGGATTATTTCCTGCAACTGAAGGCAAGGTCTATATAGATGGTGAAGAGCTATCAGCACATAATCAATCTAGTATTGGCTATATGCTTCAGCAAGATTATTTATTTCCGTGGAAGACCATTGAGGAAAATGTAACAATCGGTTTGAAAATTATGGAACGAAGCAATAAAACACATAAAGTGACAGCCAATGCACTGTTGCAGGAAATTGGCTTACCACATGTCGGGAATAATTATCCACGAGAATTATCAGGAGGTATGCGACAGCGTGTGGCTCTTGCTCGCACATTAGCCGTAAACCCAAAAATATTATTATTAGATGAACCATTCTCCGCTTTGGATTATCAGTCGAAATTAAAGCTTGAGGATTTAGTTGTGGAGACCTTAAAAACGTATAAAAAGACGGCTATTCTTGTAACACATGATATTGGCGAGGCTATCGCGATGAGTGAGCGTGTCTTTCTATTTTCAGCCAATCCAGGGGCATTGCACAGAGTGTTTGAAATACCTGATGCTCTTCGTGAGCTGTCACCCTTTGATGTAAGACAGCATCCAGCCTATACAGATGTTTTCCAAACCATTTGGAAGGAGCTGGAGAGTCTTGGATAA
- a CDS encoding YlaH-like family protein produces MDIKSALLGELNVIQVAAQTSSDETTRVYGRMAGITRFLYENLPSYEIAGYVVFLLVFALSAIVYKLGFAKKLKLSQNIIIYAFLFLGCIMLTFFALFLPMIEGLIVAALILIVYKTRLWREKREEQQATNQ; encoded by the coding sequence TTGGATATTAAGTCCGCTTTATTGGGTGAACTAAATGTTATTCAAGTTGCTGCACAGACAAGTTCCGATGAAACAACAAGAGTTTATGGAAGAATGGCGGGTATAACTAGATTTTTATACGAAAATTTACCAAGCTATGAAATTGCAGGCTATGTTGTATTTCTTCTTGTATTTGCACTTTCTGCCATTGTCTATAAGTTAGGCTTTGCCAAGAAATTAAAACTATCTCAAAACATTATTATTTATGCGTTCCTATTTTTAGGTTGTATCATGCTAACGTTTTTTGCCCTATTCTTGCCAATGATTGAGGGTCTGATTGTAGCAGCCTTAATTTTAATCGTATATAAAACAAGATTATGGCGTGAAAAAAGAGAAGAGCAACAAGCTACCAATCAGTAA
- the typA gene encoding translational GTPase TypA, giving the protein MTNLRQDLRNIAIIAHVDHGKTTLVDQLLKQSGTFRSNERVEERAMDSNDIERERGITILAKNTAVNYEGTRINILDTPGHADFGGEVERILKMVDGVLLVVDAYEGCMPQTRFVLKKALEQRLTPIVVVNKVDKDSARPLEVVDEVLELFIELGADDDQLDFPVVYASGVNGTASLDADPSKQEENMKCLFEKVIEAIPAPVDNSEDPLQFQVALLDYNDFVGRIGIGRVFRGTISVGQQVALMKLDGTVKNFRVTKIFGFFGLKREEVETAKAGDLIAVSGMEDINVGETVCPVEHQEALTPLRIDEPTLQMTFLVNNSPFAGREGKWVTSRKVEERLRAQLQTDVSLRVEDTDSPDAWTVSGRGELHLSILIENMRREGFELQVSKPQVIVREIDGVKCEPFERVQIDVPEENVGSIIESIGARKGEMLDMVNNGSGQVRLTFLVPARGLIGYTTEFMSMTKGFGIINHTFDCYQPLLPGKIGGRHQGVLVSMETGKSTTYGMMQIEDRGTLFLEPGTDIYEGMIVGENTRDADITVNITKMKQKTNIRSANKDQTNVIKKPRILSLEEALEYLGDDEYLEITPESIRLRKKILDKNEREKAAKKLRNAEQ; this is encoded by the coding sequence ATGACAAACTTACGTCAAGATCTTCGCAATATCGCAATTATCGCCCACGTTGACCATGGTAAAACTACCTTAGTCGACCAATTACTAAAACAATCAGGTACATTCCGTTCAAACGAACGTGTTGAAGAACGTGCAATGGACTCTAATGATATTGAACGCGAACGTGGTATTACGATTTTAGCTAAAAATACAGCAGTAAACTATGAAGGAACTCGTATCAACATCCTTGATACGCCTGGACACGCTGACTTCGGTGGTGAGGTAGAACGTATTTTAAAAATGGTAGACGGCGTTTTACTAGTTGTCGATGCGTATGAAGGTTGTATGCCTCAAACACGTTTCGTACTGAAAAAAGCATTAGAACAACGCTTAACACCAATCGTTGTTGTTAATAAAGTAGACAAAGATTCAGCTCGTCCACTAGAAGTAGTGGATGAAGTGCTTGAATTATTTATCGAGTTAGGTGCAGATGACGATCAATTAGATTTCCCTGTTGTCTATGCTTCAGGTGTAAATGGTACAGCTTCTTTGGACGCTGATCCATCTAAACAAGAAGAAAATATGAAATGTCTATTCGAAAAAGTGATCGAGGCTATTCCAGCACCAGTAGATAACTCAGAAGATCCATTACAATTCCAAGTAGCTCTACTTGACTATAATGACTTCGTTGGACGTATCGGAATTGGTCGTGTATTCCGTGGAACAATTTCTGTAGGTCAACAAGTTGCACTGATGAAATTAGACGGCACAGTGAAAAACTTCCGTGTAACGAAAATCTTTGGTTTCTTCGGTTTAAAACGTGAAGAAGTAGAGACAGCAAAAGCTGGTGATTTAATCGCCGTTTCAGGTATGGAAGACATCAACGTTGGTGAAACAGTTTGTCCTGTTGAACACCAAGAAGCGCTTACACCATTACGTATTGATGAGCCGACTTTACAAATGACATTTTTAGTAAACAATTCGCCATTCGCAGGTCGTGAAGGGAAATGGGTTACTTCTCGTAAAGTAGAAGAGCGTTTACGTGCTCAATTACAAACGGACGTATCTTTACGTGTTGAAGATACTGATTCTCCAGATGCTTGGACAGTTTCAGGTCGTGGTGAGCTTCATCTATCAATTCTTATTGAAAATATGCGTCGTGAAGGTTTCGAATTACAAGTATCTAAACCGCAAGTAATCGTGCGTGAAATCGACGGCGTAAAATGTGAGCCATTCGAACGTGTTCAAATCGATGTACCAGAAGAAAATGTTGGTTCAATTATTGAATCAATTGGTGCACGTAAAGGTGAAATGCTTGATATGGTGAACAACGGCAGTGGTCAAGTTCGTTTAACGTTCTTAGTACCAGCTCGTGGTTTAATTGGTTATACTACTGAATTCATGTCGATGACAAAAGGTTTCGGTATCATCAACCATACGTTTGATTGCTACCAACCATTACTACCAGGTAAAATTGGTGGACGTCACCAAGGTGTACTAGTTTCAATGGAAACTGGTAAATCAACAACTTATGGGATGATGCAAATTGAAGACCGTGGTACACTGTTCTTGGAGCCAGGTACAGATATTTACGAAGGTATGATCGTTGGAGAAAATACTCGTGACGCTGATATCACTGTAAACATCACAAAAATGAAACAAAAAACAAACATCCGTTCAGCAAATAAAGACCAAACGAATGTTATTAAAAAACCACGTATTTTATCTTTAGAAGAAGCGCTTGAATACCTAGGTGATGACGAGTACTTAGAAATCACACCAGAATCTATTCGTCTGCGTAAAAAAATTCTTGATAAAAATGAACGTGAGAAAGCAGCGAAAAAATTACGTAACGCAGAACAATAA